The following are from one region of the Patescibacteria group bacterium genome:
- a CDS encoding carbon-nitrogen hydrolase: MKKKIVTIAAIQTAVSRDKNANLEKTIRMVKGAAKKGAKIICLQELFSSIYFPQEKKAAYEKYSDTIPGELTKRFSELARKLGVVIILPLFEKAKDGHYYNSVVVINEKGKLLDTYRKIHIPYDERYYEKNYFKEGNKGYRIYKTKYADFAVLICYDQWFPEAARMAALGGAEIIFYPTAIGTIIGDKDNYGDWHNAWETVQRGHAIANSVNVVAVNRVGREDKINFWGQSFVADAFGKIIKKASAKKDETIIAKLDLGLNNHIRKEWGFFTNRRPDTYKLGSKK, encoded by the coding sequence ATGAAGAAAAAAATAGTAACTATCGCGGCTATTCAAACGGCCGTGTCCCGCGATAAAAATGCCAACCTGGAAAAAACAATCAGGATGGTTAAGGGAGCGGCGAAAAAGGGCGCGAAAATTATTTGCTTGCAAGAACTATTCAGCTCGATTTATTTTCCCCAGGAGAAAAAGGCCGCTTATGAAAAATATTCGGATACCATTCCCGGCGAGCTGACCAAGCGTTTTAGCGAACTGGCTCGCAAGCTGGGAGTCGTTATAATTCTGCCTCTTTTTGAAAAAGCTAAAGACGGGCATTATTATAACTCGGTCGTGGTAATTAATGAAAAAGGGAAATTATTAGATACTTACCGGAAGATCCATATTCCATATGATGAAAGGTATTATGAAAAGAATTACTTTAAAGAAGGGAATAAGGGCTACAGAATTTATAAAACCAAGTACGCTGATTTCGCGGTTTTAATCTGCTATGACCAATGGTTTCCCGAAGCGGCAAGAATGGCGGCTTTAGGCGGCGCGGAAATTATATTTTACCCGACGGCGATCGGAACAATAATCGGCGATAAAGACAATTATGGCGACTGGCATAACGCCTGGGAAACAGTGCAAAGGGGGCATGCGATAGCGAATAGCGTGAATGTCGTAGCCGTAAACCGGGTCGGACGGGAAGATAAGATAAATTTCTGGGGCCAGTCTTTCGTCGCTGACGCTTTTGGAAAGATTATAAAAAAAGCGAGTGCTAAAAAAGACGAGACAATAATCGCCAAACTGGATCTTGGCTTAAATAACCATATCCGAAAAGAATGGGGCTTTTTTACCAATCGTCGGCCAGATACCTATAAACTGGGTTCTAAAAAATAA
- a CDS encoding agmatine deiminase family protein, translating to MPDIKDTPKNLGYRMPAEWERHSSVWLSWPYDRESFPGEVLDKTEETYCEIISNLTDSEKVELLVTGEEMKDRAIVKLKAYNVDFNNVNIQVADYADVWFRDFGPSFIVNDKTKEMAMVNWDYNAYNRWPELLKDDKISAWMNEKLGLPCFKPGIVLEGGAIEVNGKGTLLTTEQCALNENRNKGMTKEKMEQIFSDYLGVANIIWLKKGLTNDHTDGHIDNIARFVNPTTIVYAWTDDESSADYANLKENLEILEKAKGQDGRSFNLIKMPLAPVKNVEGCNVSSLNFYIANKVVLVPVFGHNNDKVALAIIGEAFPGRKVAGINCADLIYGGGTIHCATREQPG from the coding sequence ATGCCTGATATAAAAGATACGCCGAAAAATTTAGGCTATAGAATGCCGGCCGAATGGGAGCGGCATTCTTCGGTTTGGCTTTCCTGGCCTTATGACCGTGAATCTTTTCCGGGTGAGGTTTTAGATAAGACCGAAGAAACTTATTGTGAAATTATTTCCAATCTGACCGACAGCGAAAAGGTTGAATTATTGGTAACCGGAGAAGAAATGAAAGACCGGGCAATAGTTAAATTAAAAGCGTATAACGTGGATTTTAATAATGTAAATATCCAAGTCGCCGATTACGCTGACGTCTGGTTCCGGGATTTTGGGCCGTCGTTTATTGTTAATGATAAGACCAAGGAAATGGCCATGGTCAATTGGGACTATAATGCCTATAACCGCTGGCCGGAACTTTTAAAGGACGATAAAATATCGGCTTGGATGAATGAAAAGCTGGGCCTGCCATGTTTTAAGCCGGGAATTGTTTTAGAAGGCGGAGCGATTGAAGTAAACGGCAAAGGTACGCTTTTAACCACCGAGCAATGCGCTTTAAATGAAAACCGCAATAAGGGAATGACTAAGGAAAAAATGGAACAAATTTTTAGCGATTATCTAGGGGTTGCCAACATCATCTGGCTAAAAAAAGGTTTAACTAACGATCATACCGACGGCCACATCGACAATATTGCCCGGTTCGTTAATCCAACGACCATTGTTTATGCCTGGACGGACGATGAGTCATCGGCCGATTACGCAAATCTTAAAGAAAACCTGGAGATTTTGGAAAAGGCCAAGGGTCAAGACGGCCGGAGCTTTAATCTAATTAAAATGCCTTTGGCGCCGGTTAAAAACGTTGAAGGCTGTAATGTTTCCAGCTTAAATTTTTATATCGCTAACAAAGTTGTCTTAGTCCCGGTTTTCGGCCATAATAATGATAAGGTGGCTTTGGCGATTATCGGGGAGGCTTTTCCGGGCAGAAAAGTAGCCGGCATTAATTGCGCTGACCTTATTTACGGCGGCGGCACAATCCACTGCGCGACCCGCGAACAGCCCGGCTAA